The genome window TGCGCCGCTTGCCAAAGCATCGCAAGTGTCAGTGCCGCCCCGATAAGCGACGGCAGATAGGCCAGTGGCCAAGCGGCGGCACTCTCGCGAATTTGTACCACCAAGGTACCCCGCAGCCCGTCAATGGCGATCAACAGGCCAAAAGCTATCACCGCTTCGCGCCAGACACCAAACCGCGAGAAACCACCAAGGATCAAAGTGGCAAAACCAATCATTGCGGCGACGATACAGAACAAGGGCTGCGCAAGGCGGCCGTGTAATTCTTCGGCAACGATGCCTTGTGTTGTGTCAGCCTGCGCGGCAACCCCGGCCCAGTCCCATAACAACGCAGGCGTCACCATTGAAGACACCGACTGGCCAATAGCCTCGTCACTGCCGACCAAAGGGGAAATATCGAAGGAAAAATCACGAAACTTGGCGGTGGCCAGCCGGTTCTGGACCGTATCAAGGCGCTGCGCCATGCCGTTGAGCATGATCAACGTCGTATTCTCACCATTGCGGGCCAAGTAGGCTTCGGCGGCAGTATAGATCACCCCCTCATCGGCCTTGCGGCGATCCGACAGAAACACATCGCGCAAGACGCCATCGTTATCGATCGCGCGGGTATAGAAGGTCACCTCATCCGACGGATGCAAAAACGTCCCTTCCGTCAACAGCCGCGCGGTGAGATTGCGCGAGATCTCGGCCTCACGCTGCTTCAGCTGGCCCT of Sulfitobacter sp. DSM 110093 contains these proteins:
- the lptF gene encoding LPS export ABC transporter permease LptF → MARIDRYMLSQLLVMFGFFALVLVALFWINRAVVLFDRLIGDGQSALVFLEFTALGLPKLIVTVLPIATFAASVYVTNRMSSESELSVLQAAGSGPWRLARPVFVFGLCVALMMTVLSNFLVPMAQGQLKQREAEISRNLTARLLTEGTFLHPSDEVTFYTRAIDNDGVLRDVFLSDRRKADEGVIYTAAEAYLARNGENTTLIMLNGMAQRLDTVQNRLATAKFRDFSFDISPLVGSDEAIGQSVSSMVTPALLWDWAGVAAQADTTQGIVAEELHGRLAQPLFCIVAAMIGFATLILGGFSRFGVWREAVIAFGLLIAIDGLRGTLVVQIRESAAAWPLAYLPSLIGAALTLAMLWQAAHPRWIRRRLRGKGATA